The Microbacterium natoriense genomic interval GGACGCGAACAGTCCGACCTGCGTGTACCGCACATCGTGCTCGTCGCAGTACGCCGCGACCACGGGTGCCGCCTTGCGCAGCTGCGGGCGCGGCATCGACGGGAACAGATGATGCTCGACCTGGTAGTTCAGGCCGCCCATCGCGACATCGAGGAACCTGCTTCCTCGGATGTTCCTGCTCATCAGCACCTGGCGGCGCAGGAAGTCCAGGGTCATGTCACGTGGCACGACGGGCATTCCCTTGTGGTTCGGTGCGAAGGCGATGCCCATGTAGAACCCGAAGAGTCCCAGCTGCACGGCGAGGAACACGAACGCGATGCCTGGCGAGAGCACGATGAACACCAGCACCAGATAGCCGATCATGCGGATGCTGAGGAACACGATCTCCGCCCACCGGCGCTCGAGCCGCCCTTTCGCGACCACGCGACGCACGCTCGATGCGTGCAGCGAGAGGCCCTCGAAGAGGAGGATGGGGAAGAACAGGAGCCCCTGATGCGCCCGCAGCCAGGCGACCGGCGGGCTGTGACGCCGTGCCGCCGTCTCTGCGGTGACCGCGATGACGGGGAGCTCGATGTCCGGATCGGATCCGAGCTTGTTCGGATTCGCGTGGTGACGGGTGTGCTTGTGCTGCCACCATCCGTAGCTCATGCCGACCAGGAGATCGCCCAAGACGAGGCTGATCCAGTCGTTCCAGCGCCCCGAGACGAAGATCTGCCGATGGGCGGCGTCGTGTCCGAGGAACGCGATCTGCGTGAAGACGATCGCGAGGACGGCCGCGGTGAACAGCTGCCACCACGTGTCGCCGATCCACACGAAGGCGATGAGGCAGACGGCCACCGCGAGCGGAGCCGCGATGAGTTTGGTCCAGTAGTAGCCGTAGCGACGACGCAGCAGACCGAGTCCGCGGATCTGCTGCGCCAGTTCGGTGAAAGCGCTGTTCGCGCGGACCGCGTCGTCGCGCGGGCGGGTGTGCACGGTCGGACGGATGCCGCCCATGATGACCTCTTCTCCGGCGTCGCCCTACGCGAGGACGGCACCTCCTTCTTCGACCCAGTCGTCGATGCGCGCGTCGTCGTCAGGGAGACCCGATGCGCGGCGGGGGATGAACGCCACCGATTCGGCGAGAGCGGCCACAGCGGCCGCCCGGTGCTGCTCCCGATCGGAGGCGTCCTGGAAGAGATGGGCCACGATCGCGCGCTCCTCCAGGAGGGTGGCGCTGATCTCGGCGAGTCTTTCCGCGATGACGGCGGCGAGGCCGTCACGAAGCTCCTCGAGGTTTGTGTTCGCGATCTCGAGCCTGCGATCCGCGACGTGCAGCTCGACCGTCGGGAACCCGTTCGCGGACAGGTGGGCGCGCATTTCGCTGCCCTGGATCGCGGCGACCTCGTCGCGATCGGTCTTGCGCGTGAACACCGCTTCCACGGTGTAACGGTCCGGTGCGTCGTCGGTCATCAATGTCGCCGGAAGCGAGCCGATGAGGACGGATTCCAGACCCAGCAGTTCGGGGCTCAGCCCCGCGATCTTCAATTGTGCGTTCATGTGCTGACGTTACGCCGCCAAGCTGGGTGTGCTCACAGCCGCGCTCGTCACTCGACCCCGAGAGATCCGAGGATGACCTCGATCGTGGCCTCCGCCGCGTCCTGCCACGGGACGCCGTCGAGCAGGTCTGCCGTGGCGAGGGCTGCGACACCGTGCACGGATGCGAAGATCACGAGCGCGCGCCGCTCCGCGTCTCCTTCGGGAATCTCACCCGCCGCCTGAGCTGCGGCGACGAACGCTACGACCATCGACATGCTGGCCCTGCTCCGTTCGCGCAG includes:
- a CDS encoding fatty acid desaturase family protein, translating into MGGIRPTVHTRPRDDAVRANSAFTELAQQIRGLGLLRRRYGYYWTKLIAAPLAVAVCLIAFVWIGDTWWQLFTAAVLAIVFTQIAFLGHDAAHRQIFVSGRWNDWISLVLGDLLVGMSYGWWQHKHTRHHANPNKLGSDPDIELPVIAVTAETAARRHSPPVAWLRAHQGLLFFPILLFEGLSLHASSVRRVVAKGRLERRWAEIVFLSIRMIGYLVLVFIVLSPGIAFVFLAVQLGLFGFYMGIAFAPNHKGMPVVPRDMTLDFLRRQVLMSRNIRGSRFLDVAMGGLNYQVEHHLFPSMPRPQLRKAAPVVAAYCDEHDVRYTQVGLFASYAIVVRYINRVGLGERDVFTCPLIEQRSLAGNSGG